DNA sequence from the Juglans microcarpa x Juglans regia isolate MS1-56 chromosome 5S, Jm3101_v1.0, whole genome shotgun sequence genome:
GGAGATCATTAGGTCAGAAAGGAAGAGGAATATGGGAAATTTGGATTCTCTGTTGAAGGAAGTGTCATCTCGGATTTTTCAGGCTGGGGCAATTGACAGACCTCTGATAACCAAGCGTCGGTCGAGGATGTGTGTTGGTATTAGGGTTTCCCACCGATCTTTACTTCCAGATGGTGTAGTATTAGATGTTAGTAGTTCTGGGGCAACATACTTTATGGAACCCAAAGAGGCTGTGGAGTTGAACAATATGGAAGTGAGGCTTTCAAACTCTGAGAAAGCCGAGGAGATAGCAATTTTGAGCTTGCTCACATCTGAAATAGCAGAATCGGAAATAGAGATCAAGTATTTGTTGGATAGAATTTTAGACGTTGATCTTGCTTTTGCAAGAGCTGCCTATGCTCAGTGGATGAACGGGGTCTGTCCGATTGTCACTTCAGGGGATTGTGAGGCCATTTCTAGTGAAGCAGATTATACTTTGTCAGTAGATATTGATGGTATACAACATCCTCTGCTCCTTGAGCTCTCTGTGAGAAAATCTTCAGATCCCCTTGAATCTTATTCTGGCAATGCAGTTCAGTTGGGTAATGGAAATGGAAAAATGACTTCTGGAAGTTTGTCAGGTGTATCTACTTTCCCTGTGCCAATAGACATTAAAATTGAAGGTGGAAAGAGGGTGGTTGTGATATCTGGACCAAATACAGGAGGGAAAACTGCTTCAATGAAAACCTTGGGCCTGGCATCTCTTATGTCAAAGGCAGGCATGTTCTTACCTGCTAAGAACAGCCCAAGACTTCCATGGTTCAATCTAATTCTAGCTGATATTGGAGATCACCAGGTAGTTGTTTACCATTTTTATGGCAAATTAATGCTTAGGTCTTTTTAGTTGTTCTATTTAGTCTGACTCTGGTTCTTTTTTATAGTCTCTGGAACAAAATCTCTCAACTTTTAGTGGCCACATAATGCGGATTTGTAACATCTTAGAAGTGGCCTCAAAAGAATCACTTGTCCTCATTGACGAAATTGGTAGTGGAACTGATCCTTCAGAAGGTGTGGCCCTTTCCACTAGCATCTTGCAGTATCTCAAAGACCGTGTTAACTTGGCTGTTGTGACCACTCATTATGCCGATTTGAGTATcctgaaagaaaaagatagtCAGTTCGAGAATGCAGCCATGGAATTTTCACCAGAAACCTTAAAACCTACTTATCAAATCCTTTGGGGAAGTACTGGTGATTCAAATGCGTTAAGTATTGCTGAATCAATTGGTTTTGATCTAAATATAATTCAGCGGGCTCAACAGTGGGTGGAGAGGTTAAAGCCAGAAAATCAACAAGAGCGGAAAGGCGTGTTATATCAGTCACTGGTACAGGAAAGAAACAAATTGGAAGCTCAAGCCAGAAGAGCAGCATCTCTTCATGCAGAAATTATGGATTTATATCATgaggtatttttgaaaattctaaTAGATCAGAAAATGGTTAATTCCATTGCCATTTGCTTTTGAACATGCATCATAGGGTCAAGATTAATGTTTGAAAGTCCAACCTAGGCCTAGATGAGGTTCTGAGTACTTAATGTGGggatcaatttttttgtttggcgTACCAGTGTGTTGCAATATTTAGGTTTATCCAAATATCTAACAAGTCTTTTACTGTTCCCATTGATATATAACTTATTGGCTTTGCTAATATTAGCTCCAATCGTCCATACTTGGACCATGATAGGGCCAGCTGCCGTGCACAGCCCCATATCTGAGTGCATGCATTGAACTCGTAactaaatttttgttttggtatatCTTATGTTGTAGAAATCTCTCATGTAATTGGTAGAGTTGTTTTAAGTAGGATGCTCAATCCAATTGAGGAAAACCCTGGATgtaataatttgattatttttttgaatacttGACAAAGGATTTggagaaccttttttttttatcccttaAATGGTTTCTACCACCATTACTTCCTGATTCTTGTGCCCAGAGAAGATTAAGTTCCGGAACTTATTCGATATATGGAAAAGGACATTCTAAACCTTGAGTGGAAAACTAAATGGCATTTTGCAACGTTAGACCATacatcaaaattcaaacataaTGCTTCATTTATATGAACTGAACCACAGTGACTTGAGTTGTAATGATATGCTATTCTTAGATCAGTTAATGTGACAGTTGTTTGATtatctttttcctttgttttttcccTTGCTGTCAAATGTTATGATTGAAGATAAAAAATGAGGCAGAAGATCTTGATAAGCGCGAAACAGCTCTCAGGGCAAGAGAAACTCAGCGGGTCCAACGAAATTTAAAGACTGCAAAATCTCAGCTGGAAACTGTGTTGCAGGAATTTGAAAATCAACTCAGAACTACCAGTGCTGATCAATTTAATTCCCTGATTAGGAAATCAGAATCAGAAATTGCATCTGTTGTTGCAACTCACTGTCCTCGTGATGTTTTCTCTGTTAGTGAAACGGACACCAAATCATATACACCAAAAATTGGAGAGCAAATCTTTGTCAAGGGACTAGGTGGTAAGTTGGTTACTGTAGTTGAAGCACCTGAGGATGATGAAAATATCCTAGTACAACATGGTAAAATAAAGGTCCGTCTAAAGAAAAGCAACATCAGATCTATTGCAAGTAGCAAAAAAAATGCGACAACTCGTTCTGTCCCAAGTAAACAGCAGGTATGAATAGTGCTTTTAAGATATTCTGTTGACTGCATACCTGTCATACTTTTTTGGTGTTTTAACTGGATGAGTTGTTAAACTGAGCATCAATTGTGCCTAATCTCTCTGCACATACAAGGATTCACCTAAGCAAGGAGGGCGGTCGACCAAACATTCACCCAGTTGGACAAACTGATTGATTAATTCGATCAATTTGACTTTGCCTGAGGGCATTAGGCTTGTTTATGTGCATGCAAAGCCTTCCATAGTTCCACCTTACATCAAGGGTTTCCATATGTGTGCGCTTTTCCTCTTAGATGCCATCCTTGCATCACCTGCTGCTAGaataatctcaacttatctatAATGTTGGATATATTCTGCATCAATTGAAGTTAAGTCTCTCTCTGTATGTTTGCTTAACCTGATTCATTTTTGGTCCTGGCTCTCTTTTC
Encoded proteins:
- the LOC121266807 gene encoding endonuclease MutS2, which produces MQLITNLPTSFIKSPILSPKALKPSFSLSNSRKSNSDRFALSQTLQSETLKILEWPSVCKQLSSFTSTSMGSSVVQNAEIPIGQTWEESQKLLDQTAAAAAMMDSWTLDFSGIEDVSGIVDSAVSGQLLTLLELCAMRGTLRAAKRLFEKLEQLAASGDCSERYLPLLEILKDCNFQVELEHKIQFCIDCNLLIILDRASEDLEIIRSERKRNMGNLDSLLKEVSSRIFQAGAIDRPLITKRRSRMCVGIRVSHRSLLPDGVVLDVSSSGATYFMEPKEAVELNNMEVRLSNSEKAEEIAILSLLTSEIAESEIEIKYLLDRILDVDLAFARAAYAQWMNGVCPIVTSGDCEAISSEADYTLSVDIDGIQHPLLLELSVRKSSDPLESYSGNAVQLGNGNGKMTSGSLSGVSTFPVPIDIKIEGGKRVVVISGPNTGGKTASMKTLGLASLMSKAGMFLPAKNSPRLPWFNLILADIGDHQSLEQNLSTFSGHIMRICNILEVASKESLVLIDEIGSGTDPSEGVALSTSILQYLKDRVNLAVVTTHYADLSILKEKDSQFENAAMEFSPETLKPTYQILWGSTGDSNALSIAESIGFDLNIIQRAQQWVERLKPENQQERKGVLYQSLVQERNKLEAQARRAASLHAEIMDLYHEIKNEAEDLDKRETALRARETQRVQRNLKTAKSQLETVLQEFENQLRTTSADQFNSLIRKSESEIASVVATHCPRDVFSVSETDTKSYTPKIGEQIFVKGLGGKLVTVVEAPEDDENILVQHGKIKVRLKKSNIRSIASSKKNATTRSVPSKQQGRRSKELQCHPEVEKDEVASYGPLVQTSKNSVDLRGMRVEEASYHLDMAISVSGPYSVLFVVHGMGTGAVKERALEILNNHPRVAKFAQESPLNYGCTVAYIK